A region of Salvelinus alpinus chromosome 24, SLU_Salpinus.1, whole genome shotgun sequence DNA encodes the following proteins:
- the LOC139552130 gene encoding alpha-2B adrenergic receptor-like, giving the protein MAMTPDITCLSGPGVNLNISFTFGPSPCNQTVLRTPPYSPEATALFATAITLMMILTIVGNILVIIAVLTSRSLRGPQNLFLVSLAAADILVATLIIPFSLANELQGYWAFRSLWCEIYLALDVLFCTSSIAHLCAISLDRYLSISRPVSYGAQRTPARIKAAIVVVWLLSAAISFPPLLSLDKSEGGVEVCELNNERWYILYSTIGSFFAPCLIMIGVYIRIYQIAKQHTRCPPGEKPNPNKTPGNASSNTPSNPTAHAPGPVITLQPKPLSQLQHNRGEGWKADGQSKDAVPSKSLPVSSPSSPPPQSETQAKTPTGPQIEPQPQTQPSSPNSVPTSPQPPSPTIARSPTLPLADSQPEETHRQGERQEERQRNTTNDDSFSSGSEAEAEMSEKGKGGGGNGTVKNNGGSKSGDAGFKMKPLSSLTSHKFKKTVATPTSTKLASDRPGKAQATPMSRRKAMVNREKRFTFVLAVVIGVFVICWFPFFFSYSLQAICPETCSLPDPLFKFFFWIGYCNSCLNPVIYTIFNQDFRKAFKKILCRDTKGTNF; this is encoded by the coding sequence ATGGCCATGACCCCAGATATTACATGCCTGTCAGGGCCAGGGGTGAACCTGAACATCAGCTTCACCTTCGGCCCCAGCCCCTGCAACCAGACAGTACTGCGAACCCCACCCTATTCCCCAGAGGCCACTGCGTTGTTCGCCACCGCGATCACCCTCATGATGATCCTCACCATCGTGGGCAACATCCTGGTCATCATCGCCGTACTGACCTCGCGTTCGCTCCGCGGCCCACAGAACCTCTTCCTGGTCTCGCTGGCCGCAGCCGACATCCTGGTGGCTACCCTCATCATCCCCTTCTCGCTGGCCAATGAGCTTCAGGGATACTGGGCATTCCGCTCACTGTGGTGTGAGATCTACTTGGCGTTGGACGTCCTCTTCTGCACGTCCTCCATCGCTCACCTCTGTGCCATCTCTTTGGACCGCTACCTGTCCATCTCCCGGCCCGTGTCCTATGGCGCCCAACGGACCCCCGCACGCATCAAGGCGGCCATCGTGGTGGTCTGGCTTCTCTCGGCCGccatctccttccctcccctcctctccctggataagagtgagggaggggtggaggtgtGTGAGCTGAACAACGAGCGTTGGTATATTCTCTACTCCACCATCGGCTCATTCTTCGCCCCGTGTCTCATCATGATCGGGGTTTACATCAGGATCTACCAGATCGCCAAGCAACACACAAGATGTCCGCCAGGGGAAAAACCCAACCCTAACAAAACTCCCGGCAACGCGTCTAGCAACACTCCTAGCAACCCAACAGCCCACGCACCTGGACCTGTCATTACCCTCCAGCCCAAGCCTCTCAGccaactacagcacaacagaggggagggatggaaagCAGACGGACAATCCAAGGATGCCGTACCTTCGAAGagtctccctgtctcctccccctcGTCTCCTCCTCCCCAGAGCGAGACCCAGGCCAAGACCCCTACTGGCCCACAGATTGAACCACAACCCCAGACCCAGCCTTCTTCACCAAACTCTGTCCCCACCTCACCCCAGCCTCCCTCACCCACCATAGCTCGCTCCCCCACACTCCCCCTTGCAGACAGCCAACCTGAGGAGACCCACAGACAGggtgagagacaggaggagagacagagaaacaccaCCAATGATGACAGCTTCAGCTCTGGCTCCgaggcagaggcagagatgaGTGAAAAAGGAAAGGGGGGGGGAGGGAACGGGACAGTTAAGAATAATGGAGGATCAAAGTCTGGAGATGCAGGGTTCAAAATgaaacctctctcttctctgaccTCTCACAAGTTCAAAAAGACTGTTGCCACACCCACCAGCACAAAGCTGGCCTCTGACAGGCCAGGGAAGGCCCAGGCCACGCCAATGTCTCGGCGCAAGGCCATGGTGAACCGCGAGAAGCGCTTCACGTTTGTCCTGGCTGTGGTAATCGGGGTGTTTGTCATCTGTTGGTTCCCTTTCTTCTTCTCCTACTCGCTGCAGGCCATCTGTCCTGAGACCTGCTCTCTCCCTGATCCCCTCTTCAAGTTCTTCTTCTGGATTGGCTACTGCAACTCCTGTCTGAACCCTGTCATATACACCATCTTCAACCAGGACTTCAGGAAGGCCTTCAAGAAGATCCTCTGTAGGGACACCAAGGGGACAAACTTCTAG